The following nucleotide sequence is from Anolis sagrei isolate rAnoSag1 chromosome 11, rAnoSag1.mat, whole genome shotgun sequence.
gaaggaaggaaggaaggaaggaaggaaggaaggaaggaagggggtaggaaggaaaggagagagggaggacggaaagagaggaagggagagagggagaaaggaggaagaagagagggagtgaGTAAAGAGGAAGGGAattaggaagggaggaaggaaagaaagaaggaaggaaggaaagagggagagagggaaggaggaaggaaaggaggaagaagagagggaattaggaaggaagggagggaaagaggtagggaggaaaagagaaagaagagagggaagggaattaggaaggaagggtaggaaaAGAATGgccagagggagaaaggaaaggaaaggaaggagggaattaggaagagagggagtgaaggaggaaggaaagaaagggaggaaggtgggaaggggattaggaagggaaggaaggaagggagagggaggaggaaaaaaggaggggagagggaaggaggaaggaaaaaggaaagtaaGGAGGTAGgataagagaaaggagggaagggaatttGGAAGGGAGGGACGAAGGGAGAATGGAagtgatggaggaggaagaaaggaatcaagaaaaggagaagggagaaatcaaggaaggaagaaaagaagagagggaggacggaagtgaggatggaaggaaggaataaaagaaagcagtgagggaaagaggaaggaagtgaattaagaaaggaggaaggagggaaaatggaaagaagaggaaaaagggagaATGGAAGtgagagaggagaaaggagggaataaaggaaagcagggagaaaggaaggagggaaaagagggaaggatgaaagaggaggagaaggaagaagggagggaaggaaagaaagaagggaaagaggaaggaaggaagaaaaagacataTTGTCAAGAGGATAGCCATGGAATGCAAGCTCACCCTAAATGTATGGatccaaattgcaggaaaagggaCTCCACCGAAATGGTAATATCTATTCGGCAATGGAATGCAAAATCCAGGCTATAGTAATTCTATAGTAATTCTACTATATGGAAGGCTAGTTTTGCACAGTTCAGGCTCGGATCTGGAGCATTCAGAACGTGTTTATGACccaggaggcattactttttgacccttGCTCACCGAGATGCCCGAGGGTCTCCTTGAGGTCGGCCCGGTGCTGGAGGGCCACCTTGGGCACCTGGACCGCGGTGGGCCGCTCTTTGGGGAAGGGGCCACGCAACCGGGCTGGGCCGAGTGCAGACAGCAACTGGGAGAAGTTGCCCTCGAAGTAGTTGGGGAGGACGGCCACGAGGCTGGCATTGCCCTCGAAGGGGAAGCGGGCCAcctggaaggagaagagagaggagaggccCTCAGGGAAAGGAGCAAGCCCCACATGGAGACCCTTGGTGCCACCCGGGCAGAGGGGCTCACCTGGACATCCAGCTCTTCCACCGTGAACCAGCTGAGTGGGTAATCCTGTGCCTTCATCATGGGCACCCAAGTggagacctcctcctcctcctcctcctcttccatgtAGAAGGGGCTCGGCTCTGTCATCTGTGGGTCAAACCTGGTCACCCACAATCCTAGGAGGAGAAGGATGTCCACGGTCAGAAGACAACTTCttagagtattgtcgaaggcattcatggccggaatcactcagttcttgtgggttttttcgggctatatggccatgttctagaggcatttctcctgacgtttcgcctgcatctatggcaagcatcctcagaggcgacctcatctctgaggatgcttgccatagatgcaggcgaaacgtcaggagaaatgcctctagaacatggccatatagcccgaaaaaacccacaagaactgagggacaACTTCTTAGAGTTGGGAAGGAACCCCAACGAGggacatctagtctgacccccttctgccagaccggaagataggattattattattagaattagaattagaattataGAGTGAAATCCTTGAGTTGAGACCTCGtgagcaatccagtccaacccttgccaagaagcaggagaatcacattcgaagcaccccctttgagggaccctcaaaggccatctagtccaaccccattctgctcaGCAGAAAGATAggattactttgttgttgttgttgctgttgttgttgttgttgttgttcttcttcttctactactactacttctactactactactactactactactacttattattatctagtccaacctctttctgcccaGCAGAAAGATAGGAttacgttgttgttgttcttcttcttcttctgctactactactactactactactgctactactacttattatctagtccaacctctttctgcccaGCAGAAAGATAGGATtactttgttgttttgttgttgttaagataggattactttgttgttgttgttgttgttcttctactactactacttattattatttagtccaacctctttctgcccaGCAGAAAGATAggattactttgttgttgttgttgttgttgttgttgttgttgttgttacctagtccaaccccattctgcccagcaGAAAGACAggattactttgttgttgttgtccttcttcttcttcttcttcttcttcttcttcttcttattattattattattattattattattattatctagtccaacctcattctgcccaAACACAAAGATAGGATtactttgttgctgttgttgttgttattatctagtccaacctgttgttgctgttgttgttagactcatagagttgggagggacccaaaggccatccagtctaacctccttctgtcaagcaggaagaTATGATTACTATTAGATTATTCTTATCTattattcttgttgttattattattttattgggaGGGATCCTCAAAGATCATCAagtcaaccctcttctgccaagcaggaagatggactgttgttgttgttgctgttgttgttgttgttgttgtattagaCTACAAGAAGGGAACCACAAAGCCCATTGGTCTCAACCACCTTTCCACCAAGCATAAAGATAGAATGATTATTGTATGATTATtatctgttattattgttgttgggaGGGactctcaaaggccatccagcccaatccctttctgccaagGAGGAAGACAGAATTActatcctatattattattattattattattattattattaatattattattattattattattatgagggaccctcaaaggccatccagcccaacccctttttgccaagataggcaggaaggaggaagatagaattactattctgttattattatctatttattattattattattattattattattattattattattattgggaccctcaaggaccatccagcccaacccccttctgccaagcaggaaaatagAATTACtattctactattattattattattattattattattattattattgggaccctcaaaggccatccagtccaacccccttctgccaagcaggaagatagaattactattctatttattattattattattattattattattattattattattattggaagggaccctcaaaggccatccagtccaacccccttctgccaagcagaaaGGTAGAATGATAATTGTATTATGATTATGAATCCtcgagttggaggagaccccaggCAGGAGAGGCACCACCCGACCTCTCTCGACAGATGGACCCCCAGCCAGGCTCACCTTGGAAGTGTATGGCATTGAGGAGGACCATGACAGTGTCGGCCGGCAGTTCGGACATCATGTTTGGGACCTGCCCACTGGTGGCCTCCTTGACCCAGGCGTTGATGGCCTGGAGGTCAGCCTCGTTGTCTCCGGACAGAGTGGCCGGCCGGGCCCCATAGAGCCTCTTGCAGTCCTGCAGGAAGGCCTCCTTCACCGGGAAGCCTGGGAAAGCAAGGCACAGTGACTGGGAGTCTGGGCATGAAGCACCGTTAGCTTTACAAAAGATCACCTTGCCGCCGCCGCTGCTCACCTTGCTGCAGGTAAATCCGGGCGGCCAGCCTGAGCGCTGACCCTTCCAGGTGGACGGACATTTCACTCAGCGCCTGATGAAAGCAAGGCACCTGTTTGGCATGCAGCGCCTCCAGGAGCAGCCTCTCCGTCTCGTTCACTGCCCCTGGAAGAGGGAAAACAGTCACCCAatgggacccccagaggccatccagtccagcccccttctgccctcAAGGGAGGCCTTCCCCAGACCATACCGAGGGCCAGTTGGGCGAGGGCCATCCCGATGCTGAAGGGCGAGAAGATGAGGTTCTTTTGGGGTTCCCGTCGCTCCATCTCCCGCAGCAAGTCAGCCCCGAGCTCCATGAGGCCGTGGGCCACCCTTGATAGGGCCTTGGGGGACACTTCACCCTggcagtcctcctcctcctcctcctccaggcctTGACCATCAAGAGACCCCATGTCTCCGGCCAGGGCCTCATTGCGGACAGTGGGCCAAGTCTGGGTTGGCAAAATAATGGCGTTTTCCCCACTGAGGCCCTGCAAAGAGAAGGACCGGACATCTGGAATACCATCCTAtcctatccatctatccctccattATATTGTatctatccatgcatccatccatccatagtcTAGCCTagccttctatctatctatctatctatctatctatctatctatctatccctctatctatccctctatctctctatctatccatccatccatctctctctctctctctctctctccctctctatcatctatctatctatctatctatctatctatctatccctctatctatctatctatctatctatctatctatctatccatccatccatcccaccatccccccctctctctctatctatctatccctctatctatccatccaaccatcccccctctctctctatccctctctatccctctatctatctatctatctatctatctatctatccctctatccttcTATCCAAccatcccccctctctctctatccctctctatccctctatctatctatctatctatctatctatctatctatctatctatccctctatccttctatccatccatccatccatccatccatctatctatccatccatccatccaaccatccctctctctctctatccctctatccctctctctctctatctctctatctatctatccctctatctatctatctatctatctatctatctatccatccaaccatccctctctctctatccttctctctatccctctctctatccctctatctatctatctatctatatatctatctatgtatccatccatccatccatctctctctctctctaaccctctctctctctctctatctatccctccctctatctatctatctatctatctatctatctatctatctatccatccaaccatctctctctctctctctctatccctctatctatctatctgtctatctatctatctatctatctatctatctatctatccatccatccatctctctctctctctaaccctctctctctctatctatctatccctccctctatctatctatctatctatctatctatctatctatccctctatctatctatctatctatctatctatctatctatccatccaaccatctctctctctctctctatccctctatccctctatctatctatctatctatctatctatctatctatctatccctctatctatccgtccgtccgtccatctatctaattatctatccctctatcctcccctctctctctatctatctatcgatctatataTCTCtacccctctatctatctatctatctatcgagcgatccatccatccatccctctatccttctatctatccctctatctatcccccctctctctatccctctctttatctattatctatctatctatccctccctccctccctctctctctccatccatccatccatccatccatttatccatccatccatccatccatccatccatccattctatctatctatctatctatctatctatctatctatctatctatctgtttatctatcctCTCCTGTCCTATCCTATCGATCtctctattatatattattagtattattagcttGCTCTTGGCTTGGCTTGCTCTTACCTGGAGGATGTTCCTCTGCCCGCTCTCCTCCCAGTCCGAGGGTCTGGCAAAGACGGCCTGCAAGGGAAGCAGGAGGCCCAGCGTCATGTCCCAAAAGAGCTTGAACTGGGATTCAAACAAAACAGCCACCTCCCTTGGAACTCACCGCCACTGGATCCGTCTCCAGGACTTACCCCATGATGCAGGGCCAAGAGGCAGAGCAGCAGCGGCATTGTCGTAGTCCAGGGCATTGCGGCTGTCTTTGGGGTGGAAAAGCTCGATCAAGGCCCTGCGGAcagatccagccatagatataatagATAAACACACCATATTCTCTATCTatagtagaatcctagagtttgaagggacctccagaggtcatctagtccaacctctggGGAAGTGCAATCAAGGCCCTGCGGAcagatccagccatagatataatagATAAACACACTATGTTCTCTATCTatagtagaatcctagagtttgaaggggcacccaaaggacatctagtccgaCCCCCTTCTTGccaggtagagagttccaccatTTGAACGGCTCTTCTTACAATCTTCCTCATACTGTCCTTCGCCCCTTTCTTCTGGCCGTTGCTTACCTTTTCTTcttgggaagaaggaaggaagaatggccCCCAATACCAGCGAAGGACCGCCTTGGGTGGAGAAATCCTTCCCGTTCACTCAGAAGCAAATATTGACTTTTGGCGTCCGGTTAAACATTTGTGGGCTGCAGGGCCAAAGTGCGTCCCCCGCTATCCTGATCGAGAGAGGATGCACATCTCTGCTATTGAATTGCCTTGGATCAATACTAtggagttttgcaaggtcttgagccctcCTGGCCAAAGGACGTAGgtggcaaactacaaatcctagcatgGCATCGTATTGCTTTGGAGCATAGAAACGCTATTAAAATCCTCAATCGACAAGGGCCATTGCAAGCTGCGCGGTGTACACGTGTGTACAATCCCCTACAAACCTCATTCAAGCCCTCAATTGCACACACGATGGACTACAAGGGCCATTGCAAGCTGCGCAGTGCGTATCCCTATTTGCATGTGTGTACAACCCCCTACAAACCTCATTCAAGCCCTCAATTGCACACACGATGGACTACAAGGGCCATTGCAAGCTGTGCAGTGCGTATCCTTATTTGCATGTGTGTACAACCCCCTACAAACCTCATTCAAGCCCTCAATTGCACACACGATGGACTACAAGGGCCATTGCAAGCTGCGCAGTGCGTATCCCTATTTGCATGTGTGTACAACCCCCTACAAACCTCATTCAAGCCCTCAATTGCACACACGATGGACTACAAGGGCCATTGCAAGCTGTGCAGTGCGTATCCTTATTTGCATGTGTGTACAACCCCCTACAAACCTCATTCAAGCCCTCAATTGCACACACGATGGACTACAAGGGCCATTGCAAGCTGCGCAGTGCGTATCCCTATTTGCATGTGTGTACAACCCCCTACAAACCTCATTCAAGCCCTCAATTGCACACACGATGGACTACAAGGGCCATTGCAAGCTGTGCAGTGCGTATCCTTATTTGCATGTGTGTACAATCCCCTACAAACCTCATTCAAGCCCTCAATTGCACACACGATGGACTACAAGGGCCATTGCAAGCTGCGCAGTGCGTATCCCTATTTGCATGTGTGTACAACCCCCTACAAACCTCATTCAAGCCCTCAATTGCACACACGATGGACTACAAGGGCCATTGCAAGCTGCGCAGTGCGTATCCCTATTTGCATGTGTGTACAACCCCCTACAAACCTCATTCAAGCCCTCAATTGCACACACGATGGACTACAAGGGCCATTGCAAGCTGCGCAGTGCGTATCCCTATTTGCATGTGTGTACAACCCCCTACAAACCTCATTCAAGCCCTCAATTGCACACACGATGGACTACAAGGGCCATTGCAAGCTGCGCAGTGCGTATCCCTATTTGCATGTGTGTACAATCCCCTGCAAACCCTATTCAAACCTCCAACTGCACACACAACGGGTGACAAGGGCCAGTACAAGCTGCACAGTGTGTATCCCTATTCGCATGTATGTACAACCACCTGCAAACCTCATTCAAGCCCTCAATTGCACACACAATGTGCTACAAGGGACATTCCAAGCTGTGCAGTGCGTATCCTTATTTGCATGTGTGTACAACCCCCTGCAAATCTCATTCAAGCCCTCAATTGCACACACGACGGACTACAAGGGCCATTGCAAGCTGCGCAGTGCGTATCCCTATTCACATGTGTGTAGGGTCCCCTGCAAACCTCATTCAAGCCCTCAATTGCACACACAACGGGCTACAAGGGCCATTACAAGCTGCACGGTGTATATCCCTATTTGCAAGCATGTGCAATCCCCTGCAGACCCTATTCAAGTCCTCAACTGCACACATGTTGGGCTACAAGGGCCACTGAAAGTTCCTCAATGTGTATCCCTATTCACATGTGAGTACAACCCCTTGTAAATCCTATTCAAGCCCTCAGCAGTGGGCTACAGGGGCCATTGCAAGCTGCGCGGTGTATATCCCTATTTGCATGAGTGTACAATCCCCTGCAGACCCTATTCAAGCCCTCAACTGGACACATGATGGACTACAAGGGCCATTGCAAGCTGCGCAGTGCATATCCCTATTTGCATGTGTGTACAATCCCCTGCAAACCCTATTCAAGCCCTCAATTGCACACACAATGGGCTACAAGGGCCATTGCAAGCTGCGCAGTGTGTATCCCTATTCATATGTGTGTACAACCCTCTGCAAACCCTATTCAAGCCCTCAATTGCACACACGACGGGCAACATGGGCCATTGCAAGCTGCGCAGTGTGTATCCGTATTCCAATTCCCTGGAAGCCCTATTCAAGTCCTCAATTGCACATAAATGACAACAAGGGCCTTTGCAAGCTCCACAGTGTTTATTCCTATTTGCATGTTAGTACAATCGATTTCAACCCATTTCTGGGCAAGATGCAAGTGCTTTGTTTATATAGGGCTTTCCCCAAACTTTTCCCCGAGTGCTCAAGTCCGGTGAGGCTAGGGCCGTGCGGGCCGCGCAGTGGTCAAGCCAGGAGGCGGAGGGCGCCGTTGTCAGAGCCCAGGAGCAGCTGGCCCTTGGTGGGCAGCACTGCCAGGCTGGTGAGGGTCCCCCGGAAGTTCTCGGAGCTGAGCTTGGTGAAGCTGGGCGGAAGCGGCTCCTGCAGGGCGTAGACTCCGATGCGGTTGCCCGCCGTCCCGGCCACCACCTGCCCGCCCGGGAAGAGATCGAAGGCGTGCACGGGCTCCCAGGGAGACTTGTAGCTTTGCACTGGTTTGGGCTCCAGCTCCTTCCACACCGTGAGCGCTTGGTCCGAGGAGGCACTCACTAACAGGTTGCCCTCCGTGGCCTGCAACACACAATGGCGAAGGGAGCACAATAAGgcaacaaaataatatataataatgtaatactaaaataatagtattggaaggggccccaaaggctatccagactAATCccaaacatccatccatctatctatctatctatctatctatctatctatctatctatctatctatttctccatCCCGCCATCTACCTAtgcttccatctatctatccttccataCATCTACctatccttccatctatctatccttccatctatctatctatctatctatctatctatctatctatctatctatatccatccatccatccatccctctatccttccatctatctatctatctatctatctatctatctatctatccatccatccatccatccatccatccctctatccttctatctatccctctatctatctatctatctatctatctatctatctatctatctatccccctctctctttctatccctctatttatctattatctatctatctatctatctatctatctatccatccatccatccatccatccatccatccatccctttatccttctatctatccctctatctatctatctatctatctatctatcta
It contains:
- the SERPINF2 gene encoding alpha-2-antiplasmin, with amino-acid sequence MPWTTTMPLLLCLLALHHGAVFARPSDWEESGQRNILQGLSGENAIILPTQTWPTVRNEALAGDMGSLDGQGLEEEEEEDCQGEVSPKALSRVAHGLMELGADLLREMERREPQKNLIFSPFSIGMALAQLALGAVNETERLLLEALHAKQVPCFHQALSEMSVHLEGSALRLAARIYLQQGFPVKEAFLQDCKRLYGARPATLSGDNEADLQAINAWVKEATSGQVPNMMSELPADTVMVLLNAIHFQGLWVTRFDPQMTEPSPFYMEEEEEEEEVSTWVPMMKAQDYPLSWFTVEELDVQVARFPFEGNASLVAVLPNYFEGNFSQLLSALGPARLRGPFPKERPTAVQVPKVALQHRADLKETLGHLGLGELFSSPRLPGIAEGPLWVSSAQHQAALNISESGLEASAATGLATSRSLSAFHLNRPFLFALFDDRLGLPLLLGCLRDPRSGDTKP